One Carassius auratus strain Wakin chromosome 3, ASM336829v1, whole genome shotgun sequence genomic region harbors:
- the LOC113051699 gene encoding vasorin-like isoform X1, with protein MRSSWLEGVIVGSNMKLLLPLLLPLLFYQQLWSQALAGTCPNDCICQPEDYILCFNRRDTKIPNKVPTTTKNLYVFKNGIESLSQEDFLELESLEMLDLSQNKLTELPDHVFEPLSSLQNLDLSANQIVHISKDSFAGLEHLERLYLYSNLIESIHPAAFDGLQQLLELKLQGNKLTIMPALKMPQLLLLDLRFNSIPSPSPNDLQTPRLESLKLGGLGLSSLNEELLGSFKNLHELDISNNQLTTFPGVLRGARGLVTLSLAGNPMGPVKWEDFEELSELQELDISNLSLQGLPETLTQLFPHLQRLTVAENPFNCLCNLAWFPSWLRIREIHLGRTEETRCHFPPLNSGKVLERLAHREFGCPITTTVVTRTVKTTAVPLAPVTSLPSTTHAVLPAKPSDNPSTETDNDPPPPTPSTSIDPDLRSNFCPPNICLNRGTCWLDNKGHLECICQPGTSGRYCEKKDPLHHEEPTELPDPEITAMVTSSSIHLDLQRYIIMRPHIRGVKLTYKKLSGPDKRAKHLNLPAYYLEYTLRGLQPNSTYSVCASPMGEPGDTDTVCIETQTLSQQPTPTGARLKESKHNTMLIPSVAILLLLVLVAVAVGVVCYMHKNKSKGHLDLGCDPSQLELEGQDNGTLPEKLEIISCPSTTQNGGLDFEVPLMQDQCTANNNMNSSKPSYF; from the coding sequence GCTTGAAGGGGTTATTGTCGGCAGCAACATGAAGCTCTTACTCCCTCTTCTGTTGCCCCTCCTCTTCTATCAACAATTGTGGTCCCAAGCATTAGCCGGCACCTGTCCAAATGACTGTATTTGTCAGCCAGAAGACTACATTTTATGCTTTAACCGCAGAGACACTAAAATACCCAACAAAGTACCCACAACGACTAAGAATCTCTATGTGTTCAAGAACGGCATTGAATCCCTTTCCCAAGAGGATTTTCTTGAGTTGGAAAGTCTAGAGATGCTGGATCTAAGCCAGAACAAGTTGACCGAACTGCCAGATCATGTGTTTGAACCCTTGTCCTCTCTCCAAAACCTGGACTTGTCGGCTAACCAGATCGTCCATATATCCAAGGACAGCTTTGCTGGACTAGAACATCTTGAGAGGCTATATCTCTACAGCAACCTCATAGAGAGCATCCACCCTGCTGCTTTTGATGGCCTACAGCAACTACTGGAGCTCAAACTGCAAGGTAACAAACTGACGATAATGCCTGCCCTGAAAATGCCCCAACTGCTTCTGCTAGACTTACGGTTCAACAGCATCCCATCGCCAAGCCCAAATGACCTCCAGACTCCCAGGTTGGAGTCACTGAAGCTGGGTGGGCTGGGGCTTAGCAGTCTGAACGAGGAGCTCTTGGGAAGCTTCAAGAACCTTCATGAGCTTGACATCTCCAACAACCAGTTAACAACCTTTCCAGGGGTTTTGCGGGGGGCAAGGGGCTTGGTTACTCTGAGTTTGGCTGGGAATCCCATGGGACCTGTGAAATGGGAAGACTTTGAGGAACTCTCTGAGCTTCAGGAGCTGGATATCAGCAATCTAAGCTTGCAAGGTTTGCCAGAGACCTTAACACAGCTCTTTCCTCACCTACAAAGGCTGACCGTTGCGGAAAACCCTTTCAATTGCCTTTGCAATCTGGCTTGGTTTCCTAGTTGGCTGCGAATCAGGGAAATTCATTTGGGTAGGACAGAAGAGACACGCTGCCACTTTCCTCCTTTAAATTCCGGGAAGGTGCTGGAGAGACTTGCGCACCGAGAATTTGGATGTCCGATTACCACAACTGTTGTGACTCGGACAGTAAAGACCACTGCAGTACCTCTAGCCCCGGTCACCAGTTTACCAAGTACCACTCATGCAGTCCTCCCAGCCAAACCTAGTGATAACCCTTCTACGGAAACCGACAATGACCCTCCACCTCCTACCCCAAGTACTAGTATCGACCCAGATCTCAGATCAAACTTCTGCCCACCCAATATCTGCCTTAACAGAGGAACATGTTGGCTGGACAACAAAGGACATTTGGAGTGCATTTGTCAACCAGGAACATCAGGGAGATACTGTGAAAAAAAGGACCCACTACACCACGAGGAGCCTACAGAGCTACCGGATCCTGAAATAACAGCAATGGTAACTAGCTCCTCAATTCACTTAGATCTTCAGAGGTACATCATTATGCGCCCCCACATCCGTGGTGTAAAGTTAACTTACAAGAAACTTTCTGGACCGGATAAACGTGCCAAGCACCTCAACCTTCCAGCATATTACCTGGAATACACATTGCGTGGACTTCAGCCAAACTCTACGTACTCTGTATGTGCCAGTCCAATGGGTGAACCTGGGGATACGGATACAGTATGCATAGAGACCCAGACGCTCAGTCAGCAGCCAACTCCCACTGGAGCACGCCTGAAGGAATCAAAGCACAATACAATGCTCATCCCTTCAGTCGCCATCCTTCTTCTGCTAGTCCTAGTAGCCGTGGCTGTTGGGGTAGTTTGCtacatgcacaaaaataaatcaaagggACACCTGGACTTAGGATGTGATCCTTCGCAGCTGGAGCTGGAGGGTCAGGACAATGGGACACTACCTGAAAAGCTAGAGATTATCTCCTGTCCGTCAACAACACAGAATGGTGGCTTGGACTTTGAGGTGCCCCTCATGCAGGATCAATGTACTGCGAACAACAACATGAACAGTTCGAAACCTTCATATTTCTGA
- the LOC113051699 gene encoding vasorin-like isoform X2: protein MKLLLPLLLPLLFYQQLWSQALAGTCPNDCICQPEDYILCFNRRDTKIPNKVPTTTKNLYVFKNGIESLSQEDFLELESLEMLDLSQNKLTELPDHVFEPLSSLQNLDLSANQIVHISKDSFAGLEHLERLYLYSNLIESIHPAAFDGLQQLLELKLQGNKLTIMPALKMPQLLLLDLRFNSIPSPSPNDLQTPRLESLKLGGLGLSSLNEELLGSFKNLHELDISNNQLTTFPGVLRGARGLVTLSLAGNPMGPVKWEDFEELSELQELDISNLSLQGLPETLTQLFPHLQRLTVAENPFNCLCNLAWFPSWLRIREIHLGRTEETRCHFPPLNSGKVLERLAHREFGCPITTTVVTRTVKTTAVPLAPVTSLPSTTHAVLPAKPSDNPSTETDNDPPPPTPSTSIDPDLRSNFCPPNICLNRGTCWLDNKGHLECICQPGTSGRYCEKKDPLHHEEPTELPDPEITAMVTSSSIHLDLQRYIIMRPHIRGVKLTYKKLSGPDKRAKHLNLPAYYLEYTLRGLQPNSTYSVCASPMGEPGDTDTVCIETQTLSQQPTPTGARLKESKHNTMLIPSVAILLLLVLVAVAVGVVCYMHKNKSKGHLDLGCDPSQLELEGQDNGTLPEKLEIISCPSTTQNGGLDFEVPLMQDQCTANNNMNSSKPSYF from the coding sequence ATGAAGCTCTTACTCCCTCTTCTGTTGCCCCTCCTCTTCTATCAACAATTGTGGTCCCAAGCATTAGCCGGCACCTGTCCAAATGACTGTATTTGTCAGCCAGAAGACTACATTTTATGCTTTAACCGCAGAGACACTAAAATACCCAACAAAGTACCCACAACGACTAAGAATCTCTATGTGTTCAAGAACGGCATTGAATCCCTTTCCCAAGAGGATTTTCTTGAGTTGGAAAGTCTAGAGATGCTGGATCTAAGCCAGAACAAGTTGACCGAACTGCCAGATCATGTGTTTGAACCCTTGTCCTCTCTCCAAAACCTGGACTTGTCGGCTAACCAGATCGTCCATATATCCAAGGACAGCTTTGCTGGACTAGAACATCTTGAGAGGCTATATCTCTACAGCAACCTCATAGAGAGCATCCACCCTGCTGCTTTTGATGGCCTACAGCAACTACTGGAGCTCAAACTGCAAGGTAACAAACTGACGATAATGCCTGCCCTGAAAATGCCCCAACTGCTTCTGCTAGACTTACGGTTCAACAGCATCCCATCGCCAAGCCCAAATGACCTCCAGACTCCCAGGTTGGAGTCACTGAAGCTGGGTGGGCTGGGGCTTAGCAGTCTGAACGAGGAGCTCTTGGGAAGCTTCAAGAACCTTCATGAGCTTGACATCTCCAACAACCAGTTAACAACCTTTCCAGGGGTTTTGCGGGGGGCAAGGGGCTTGGTTACTCTGAGTTTGGCTGGGAATCCCATGGGACCTGTGAAATGGGAAGACTTTGAGGAACTCTCTGAGCTTCAGGAGCTGGATATCAGCAATCTAAGCTTGCAAGGTTTGCCAGAGACCTTAACACAGCTCTTTCCTCACCTACAAAGGCTGACCGTTGCGGAAAACCCTTTCAATTGCCTTTGCAATCTGGCTTGGTTTCCTAGTTGGCTGCGAATCAGGGAAATTCATTTGGGTAGGACAGAAGAGACACGCTGCCACTTTCCTCCTTTAAATTCCGGGAAGGTGCTGGAGAGACTTGCGCACCGAGAATTTGGATGTCCGATTACCACAACTGTTGTGACTCGGACAGTAAAGACCACTGCAGTACCTCTAGCCCCGGTCACCAGTTTACCAAGTACCACTCATGCAGTCCTCCCAGCCAAACCTAGTGATAACCCTTCTACGGAAACCGACAATGACCCTCCACCTCCTACCCCAAGTACTAGTATCGACCCAGATCTCAGATCAAACTTCTGCCCACCCAATATCTGCCTTAACAGAGGAACATGTTGGCTGGACAACAAAGGACATTTGGAGTGCATTTGTCAACCAGGAACATCAGGGAGATACTGTGAAAAAAAGGACCCACTACACCACGAGGAGCCTACAGAGCTACCGGATCCTGAAATAACAGCAATGGTAACTAGCTCCTCAATTCACTTAGATCTTCAGAGGTACATCATTATGCGCCCCCACATCCGTGGTGTAAAGTTAACTTACAAGAAACTTTCTGGACCGGATAAACGTGCCAAGCACCTCAACCTTCCAGCATATTACCTGGAATACACATTGCGTGGACTTCAGCCAAACTCTACGTACTCTGTATGTGCCAGTCCAATGGGTGAACCTGGGGATACGGATACAGTATGCATAGAGACCCAGACGCTCAGTCAGCAGCCAACTCCCACTGGAGCACGCCTGAAGGAATCAAAGCACAATACAATGCTCATCCCTTCAGTCGCCATCCTTCTTCTGCTAGTCCTAGTAGCCGTGGCTGTTGGGGTAGTTTGCtacatgcacaaaaataaatcaaagggACACCTGGACTTAGGATGTGATCCTTCGCAGCTGGAGCTGGAGGGTCAGGACAATGGGACACTACCTGAAAAGCTAGAGATTATCTCCTGTCCGTCAACAACACAGAATGGTGGCTTGGACTTTGAGGTGCCCCTCATGCAGGATCAATGTACTGCGAACAACAACATGAACAGTTCGAAACCTTCATATTTCTGA